The genomic segment CTTGGCGGAGTCCTTCACCGTGAGGCGGTCGACGACGACCTCGATGGTGTGCTTCTCCTGCTTCTTGAGCGTGGGCGGCTCGGAGAGCTGGACCGTCTGGCCGTCGACCCGCGCGCGGGAGTACCCCTTCGTCTGGAGGTCGGCGAAGAGGTCGACGAACTCGCCCTTGCGCTCGCGCACGAGCGGCGAGAGGACCTGGAAGCGGCTGCCCTCGGGCAGCTCGAGGACCTTGTCGACGATGGCCTGCGGCGACTGCCGCGAGATCGGGCGGCCGCACTCGGGACAGTGCGGCTTGCCGATGCGCGCGAAGAGCAGACGCAGGTAGTCGTACACCTCGGTGATCGTGCCGACCGTGGAGCGCGGGTTGCGCGACGTCGACTTCTGGTCGATGGAGACCGCGGGCGAGAGGCCCTCGATGAAGTCGACGTCCGGCTTGTCCATCTGACCGAGGAACTGCCGGGCGTACGAGGAGAGGGACTCCACGTACCGCCGCTGGCCCTCGGCGAAGATCGTGTCGAACGCGAGCGAGGACTTGCCCGACCCGGAGAGTCCGGTGAAAACGATGAGTGAGTCGCGCGGGAGGTCGAGCGAGACGTTCTTGAGATTGTGCTCGCGCGCGCCACGGACGATGAGACGGTCGGCCACGCCGGGTCCGCACCTTTCTTGAGAGAGAGACAGGGGGCAGAACCCCCGTCGTTCACAGACTAGGGCGAGCCACTGACAACGCCGGGCCGCTTCCCTGGTTCCACATGCACAACAAACCCGGACCTTCAAGAATGCCCGATGCCGCACTCGACCATATAGCACGCGTATTCGATTTGCGGCCGTCCCGAGAGCCCTTCACCCGAACGTGTGGCGCAGCTATCGTCGACCGCATGATTGATCATGTGCGCGACCTGGCGTCTGTACGTGACGCGACCGACCGGCTGCTCAGCGCAGCGGCGAAACTGAACAACGATTCGACTGCCGAGCCGTCACGGCTCCCCGGCTGGAGCCGCGGCCACGTCCTCGCCCACCTCGCGCGGAACGCGGACGCGCTGGTGAACGTCCTCGCCGGACAGCCGATGTACGAGAGCGCGCAGGCCAGGGACGCGGACATCGAGCGGGACGCCCCGCGGCCGCTGGACGCGCAGCTGGCGGACGTGCGCGAGAGCGGCGCCCGCTTCCTGGCCGAGGGCGAGCGGGACGCCGACTGGTCCCGCACCGTGGAGCTGCGCAACGGCGT from the Streptomyces venezuelae genome contains:
- a CDS encoding maleylpyruvate isomerase family mycothiol-dependent enzyme, which produces MIDHVRDLASVRDATDRLLSAAAKLNNDSTAEPSRLPGWSRGHVLAHLARNADALVNVLAGQPMYESAQARDADIERDAPRPLDAQLADVRESGARFLAEGERDADWSRTVELRNGVTDSAARVPFRRWVEVELHHVDLGIGYELEDLPAEFVQREIAFLTARFSGNPDVPPTRVTDGTHAWDTGREGTPEVTVSGSAPDVVGWLAGRRDGTALTAEGGLLPALPPL